The following coding sequences are from one Macaca mulatta isolate MMU2019108-1 chromosome 7, T2T-MMU8v2.0, whole genome shotgun sequence window:
- the KLHL25 gene encoding kelch-like protein 25 isoform X1: MSVSVHETRKSRSSTGSMNVTLFHKASHPDCVLAHLNTLRKHCMFTDVTLWAGDRAFPCHRAVLAASSRYFEAMFSHGLRESRDDTVNFQDNLHPEVLELLLDFAYSSRIAINEENAESLLEAGDMLQFHDVRDAAAEFLEKNLFPSNCLGMMLLSDAHQCRRLYEFSWRMCLVHFETVRQSEDFNSLSKDTLLDLISSDELETEDERVVFEAILQWVKHDLEPRKAHLPELLRSVRLALLPSDCLQEAVSSEALLMADERTKLIIDEALRCKTRILQNDGVVTSPCARPRKAGHTLLILGGQTFMCDKIYQVDHKAKEIIPKADLPSPRKEFSASAIGCKVYVTGGRGSENGVSKDVWVYDTVHEEWSKAAPMLIARFGHGSAELENCLYVVGGHTSLAGVFPASPSVSLKQVEKYDPGANKWMMVAPLRDGVSNAAVVSAKLKLFVFGGTSIHRDMVSKVQCYDPAENRWTIKAECPQPWRYTAAAVLGSQIFIMGGDTEFTAASAYRFDCETNQWTRIGDMTAKRMSCHALASGNKLYVVGGYFGTQRCKTLDCYDPTSDTWNCITTVPYSLIPTAFVSTWKHLPA, from the coding sequence ATGTCGGTCAGCGTCCATGAGACCCGCAAGTCGCGGAGCAGCACGGGGTCCATGAACGTCACCCTCTTCCACAAGGCCTCCCACCCGGACTGCGTGCTGGCCCACCTCAACACGCTTCGCAAGCACTGCATGTTCACTGACGTCACGCTCTGGGCGGGCGATCGTGCCTTCCCCTGTCACCGTGCCGTGCTGGCCGCCTCTAGCCGCTACTTTGAGGCCATGTTCAGCCACGGCCTGCGGGAGAGCCGGGACGACACTGTCAACTTCCAGGACAACCTGCACCCGGAGGTGCTGGAGCTGCTGCTGGACTTTGCCTACTCCTCACGCATCGCCATTAACGAGGAGAACGCTGAGTCGCTGCTGGAGGCGGGCGACATGCTGCAGTTCCACGACGTGCGGGACGCCGCCGCCGAGTTCCTGGAGAAGAACCTTTTCCCCTCCAACTGCCTGGGCATGATGCTGCTCTCGGACGCCCACCAGTGCCGCCGGCTGTACGAGTTCTCCTGGCGCATGTGCCTGGTGCACTTTGAGACGGTGCGGCAGAGCGAGGACTTCAACAGCCTGTCCAAGGACACGCTGCTGGACCTCATCTCGAGTGATGAGCTGGAGACCGAGGACGAGCGGGTGGTCTTCGAGGCCATCCTCCAGTGGGTGAAGCACGACCTGGAGCCGCGGAAGGCCCACCTGCCCGAGCTCCTCCGCAGCGTGCGCCTGGCCTTGCTGccgtctgactgcctgcaggagGCCGTCTCCAGCGAGGCACTTCTCATGGCGGACGAGCGCACCAAGCTTATCATAGACGAGGCCCTGCGCTGCAAGACCAGGATCCTGCAGAATGACGGCGTGGTCAccagcccctgtgcccggccacGCAAAGCAGGCCACACGCTGCTCATCCTGGGGGGTCAGACCTTCATGTGTGACAAGATCTACCAGGTGGACCACAAGGCCAAGGAGATCATCCCCAAGGCCGACCTGCCCAGCCCCCGGAAGGAGTTCAGCGCCTCAGCGATCGGCTGCAAGGTCTATGTGACAGGGGGCAGGGGCTCCGAGAACGGGGTCTCCAAGGACGTCTGGGTGTATGACACCGTACATGAGGAATGGTCCAAGGCGGCGCCCATGCTGATTGCCCGCTTTGGCCATGGCTCAGCGGAGCTGGAGAACTGCCTCTATGTGGTGGGGGGACACACTTCTCTGGCAGGCGTCTTCCCAGCCTCCCCTTCTGTCTCCCTGAAACAAGTGGAGAAATACGACCCTGGGGCCAACAAGTGGATGATGGTGGCCCCCTTGAGGGATGGCGTCAGCAATGCCGCAGTAGTGAGTGCCAAGCTGAAGCTCTTTGTGTTTGGAGGAACCAGCATCCACCGGGACATGGTGTCCAAGGTCCAGTGCTATGACCCCGCGGAGAACAGGTGGACGATCAAAGCTGAGTGCCCCCAGCCGTGGCGGTACACAGCCGCTGCCGTCCTGGGCAGCCAGATCTTCATCATGGGAGGTGACACGGAATTCACGGCCGCCTCGGCCTACCGCTTTGACTGTGAGACCAACCAGTGGACACGGATTGGGGACATGACCGCCAAGCGCATGTCCTGCCATGCCCTGGCGTCCGGCAACAAGCTGTATGTGGTTGGGGGCTACTTTGGGACCCAGAGGTGTAAGACTCTGGACTGCTATGACCCCACTTCAGATACATGGAACTGCATCACCACAGTGCCCTACTCACTTATCCCCACGGCCTTTGTCAGCACCTGGAAGCACCTGCCCGCGTGA